The sequence ACGCTGCCGTTCAACGGGTACGCCGATCAGGTGGCCTCGCTGTATGCCGGCATGGACCTTCGCAAGAACTATTGATGGTGCGTCGGTGGATTCGGCCGGCCCTCTGGGTGCTGGTCATCGCACCACTCGTGTGGATGATTGCCCGAGGCATCATGGGAGACCTTGGGGCCAATCCGATTGAGCGACTGGAAGACGAAACCGGTCGATGGACGCTGCGCCTGCTGGCCGGCTCGCTCGCCGTTTCGCCGCTCGTGGCGTTCACGCGATGGGGATGGCTGGTTCGCGAACGACGCTTTCTAGGACTTGGTGCGTTCTTCTATGCCGTCATGCACCTAAACGTGTACATCGGTCTCGACAATTTTTTTGATGTCGACGATATCGTGAAGGACGTGCTGAAACATCTGTACGTGACGGTCGGCATGACCGCGTTCCTGCTGCTGGTACCGCTCGCCGTCACCTCGACGAAAGGATGGGTCCGTCGGCTGGGCGGAAAACGGTGGACGCAACTGCATCGCCTGGTGTATGTGGCGGCAACCGCCGGGTGCGTCCATTTCATCTGGGCGGTGAAGAAGGACAAGACGGAACCGTTGATCTATGCGGCGGTCTTCCTGGTCCTGTTCGCGCTGCGATTTGTCGAACGGCGGCCGACGGGCCGATCCCGACGCGAGGCCGGGCCAGTGGCGTGACGATGTGGTCCCCCGGGGCGTCTACCTAAAGACGATACACCGCCCCAGGCGCCGATGCCGGCTCCGAACGCGT comes from Gemmatimonadaceae bacterium and encodes:
- a CDS encoding sulfoxide reductase heme-binding subunit YedZ, yielding MVRRWIRPALWVLVIAPLVWMIARGIMGDLGANPIERLEDETGRWTLRLLAGSLAVSPLVAFTRWGWLVRERRFLGLGAFFYAVMHLNVYIGLDNFFDVDDIVKDVLKHLYVTVGMTAFLLLVPLAVTSTKGWVRRLGGKRWTQLHRLVYVAATAGCVHFIWAVKKDKTEPLIYAAVFLVLFALRFVERRPTGRSRREAGPVA